From the genome of Spodoptera frugiperda isolate SF20-4 chromosome 7, AGI-APGP_CSIRO_Sfru_2.0, whole genome shotgun sequence:
cagtcatcTTCTATATAATTAGATAGCTACAATGTTTTAGATTCTTATTATTTACCCAAATCTTAGGAATTCTTTCAACAATTATGTGGGAAATAAAGGTAATAACAGCGTGTTAATTATTGGTATATCTGCATTCTTGTTAGTCTGGTTATCAGAAATATATTCGAAATATATATTATAGAGTCGTCTGCAAACTACGGACACTATTGTCGAAAATACGCGCCACTCTATATAAACTTTGATATATAATATGTGTATGATGACATTCAATGAGCATAAAGTGCtgtttatttactaacacccgctgctcacctcctattaatcgtattattaaataaactatctaacacaaaaataatgattcgaTACGAACCAGTAATTCTGGATGTTATAAgtaacaaactcttcagcttaataaattagtatagaCATAGATGAAATCcccaatattaataatattaatctagAAATTCTTAGATCACCTATCAATTTAGTTTGGGAGGTTGATTCAAAGAAATCTTCAATGTTCTACTGAAGAAGTTTGCGGTTTACCGAGTCTACTGAacttctaattaaaataaatgcaagtTTGGAATAATAAAGACACAGACTGCATGTAGTCTGATAGTTTGATTTTTTTGGGCATTAAAGGGATTCTAAATACTTCAatatactgtattttttatatttttcaaaacaagTTAATAGTCACAAACAAACGAGGTTTTAAATGCAACTAAAACTCAGCACTTTACGTGGAATAATTGATACCCGCTTTCCAAAACCCTTAGatacattattacataatttattagaaatagggaagaatataaaatttaccaataataataactaatatttaaaagGCCAAATGAAAACGACATTAATGTCTAGACGCGAGAATTATTTGTTCTATTTTATGAATAAGAATTAGGTTGCAATATACAAAACTACTCACGTTTGGATCAAGTTTTGGTGATGTCTGTTGCACAAACTCAGTTAGAATGCAGTGATTGAGGTCAGTATTTCAATATATATGCTAGTACATCATCTCCTAAATCCAGACAATAAAACAAGTTTGAAGTTTCACACGTCACAAATCTAAttgactttttgtttttatttacatctgAGAACATACGATTGCTTTGTTAGTTGCATCAAATCtgcatattatgttttgtttaattattgtgtttatttttgtacttaagattgttgttttgtttaaggCTTCCTTGACGTTTTTATTAGGCAGATTGTTTATGATACTCGTAGATGGAGTTATTCAAAACCTTGtttcagattattttttttattgtatgattCCGTACAAGTGGtgcattattttttacatacatacatatgttcaTTTATAATCTCCGCCTGTCTTCAATGGACCCCAGTCAGGGACAAAgaaacgccaattactacgaatcttacatactcctttcgcttcatcaacagtctttttatgcatgatCGTCAGGGttcttttaatttgaccctCGTTTGCTACactttatgaaataaaactttaaatcttATGTTGTCATCATAGTTCTAGTAATTTGGgattatttaatgttatctacctactaaaacctttttatttaggtttttacAAAGGCCTTGTATGATTTAGCTGGAAGTGAAGCCAAACAAAACAACGCTAAGCAACTAATTGAGTATAATTGGCGGCATATCTTacgcataatattatttttaacagcaGTTCGTTATAAGAAACCATCAAAAACCAtaatttaaaacgttaaaacTTCCTATTTTTGGTAATAAAAcccaattaaattaataagaacTGATGTACTCTACATCGCGCGTTTAATAGTTAcactagtaataatatatttttttaattctaaactGGGACAAAAactctaataataaaaacatgatcAACTTTAGAACGAGTTTCAGTATTATTCCAGTACTTATGTGTTGTGTAAAAATAGTTTCTGGTTTTTACCAATCGATCTGAATAACAGTAATAGACCTGTTGGTCTGTTTGTGTTTTCCATTCCCTGGGAATTCACTTAAGTGTAGTCAAGAGATTATaatcgtatttacataatactttGGATTTACCAAGTCACTCAGGCTTAGCAATTAAGTAGAAAAATATCTCTAATATAAAAGTGTCAAAGCTGTGacatcttttttatggaataaaccggCAAATGATCggatgaatcacctgatggtaagcaattagcgccgcctatgaacacccgtaacaccagaggagttataaatcagttgccggccttttgagggttgaGGATTTGAGGATTAGGGGTTTGGGGGTCGCGGTGGCAAGTCCTTTATTACATACCTACAGATATTTTTACttgggtgagccatgcttcgacacgaataggGTGGTTCAACTGGATACTTCTGCATCACAGAAAATGTGCGTGAAATAATTCTCCCGAGACTGAGCTTACCGACGACCAATTCCCTTCTCTTAAATGGCCAGGAACACACTTATAACTCCTCTATCGTTGAGGGTATCCGTCggcggtgctgattgcttaccatcaggtgatccatctactcatTTGCCGTAATTAAAAAGCATGGCACACCTAGGGTATTAAAAGAAAGGATGTTATGTATCCTATATACtcgtaaatgaaaatatttaaaaagcaaTTACACAGGCCCGAATTAGTTTAAATTACCGTTGTAGGTATATTTCCAGCAGAATAAATAGCAAAGAGTAAAAAGAAATGCATGACCGTACTCACCTACAATTAGTATAATATGACCGCTAagcattaattaaacaaaaactttacAGACAGGTTAACAAACAatagtttttatgtaatttttgtgGACTTATATTACAGTCCGTCCGTCCATTGCTAGCATAGTCGTCTCCAAGCACGCTACTGAGCGTACATCTTTATTTGCTcactgtaaatattttatttcgtaaatattatttacacgaaattttggttttaatctctatttaaatatgtatttattttacataattaaagacacgttaaatattaataataataacataagataatatttctagcatttatttaaatatcctctaaaattgtatttttaattgctacttattaaacaaaaataaaataatatttaaaaacttataaaaataggagccgacatGTAGCGGGTGCATGTCCAAGCTACCGGTtcgggctccagagacagaaacctcctcataATGCGTGCCGTTTCCAGGTGAACTCATTAAttaggtttctgtctctggatcCCTATCCACCAGTAACTTgcaccatgctcccgctactggttggctgctatttttacatttttaaatatattgatgCGAtaccgtatttattttaaattacgattttaaattaattaattaatctctatatataaaaatcaattgctgttcgttagtctcgctaaaactcgtgAAAGgatggaccgatttggctaattttggtcttgaattatttgtggaagtccagggaaggtttgaaaggtgagaaaaaaatttttgaggCGGTAttaagtttgccgggtcagctagttagaaataaaaatggataGATGATGGCCTGGAGGTTTCAGCGGTTTCTGCTTCTCATACAGGTTGcaggtttgaaacctaccaatggcaattAACAATATGACTTcttctgaatattttttaagactATTTAGGCACCAGTGAGAACCGGTGAAgtaaaaacatcgtgaggaaacctgggcttataatttctaataataagtttggAATCACCAATCCGCCTTGTGCGAGCGTGCTAATTAATACTCAATCATACCTGCCCCGTATGTGGgagcacttataggctgttgatgtgtatgATGTGATAAGACCGACacgttttttcttttattacagATTCCAAAactttcaacaattttctaatttaaattataacatgACATCacgtttttatacaaaaaagggttcgattcccgcacggagcaattctttgtgtgatccacaaattgttgtttcgggtctgggtgtcatgtgcatgtgaaattgtatgtttgtaaacgcaccctcgacataggagaaaattccAATAtagggcaaagtttaaaaaagacCAAGAGGTAGCAACTCGAACTACTAaactttaattagttttaattcagtattttttcctAATAGGGCAAATCtcatattgatgaaataattgtTACATCAaatatatacagtatggagatcactcataatatgacttaaatgaaactacaagtattactagtcgccagaagtataatacaactaaatatttcaacgaaaacagaaaattgaaaaaaaaataacaaaataaataattaaataaattaagtaattcatAGAAGAGCTGTAacgttgtaggttgtctaggaatgttacggataTGTGTCGCAGCTGTTGCAATGCCGTAAAGAGTGTTAAAATttgctcaaagagaaaaatgcactttttgacTTAACTACTGGGTCAAACTGTTTCGCtaatttatcgaatatttttagccaagatgataacaaatatgtggtttaaattaagtcctaagaggtttccccatacggtatagaGAATGTATAGAGGAACGGATctcatcaggtgcaagcaaacattaacttaatgGTGGTcaagcgcatgtgaccaccattgtaccaCATGGGATTCGAGTCTGTATCACCTTGTAACCAGTTGCATTGCGTCTGCCGTGCAGTCGTAATATTTAACTAATTCAACAGGTTTCTGCCTCCAGTTACACCAGTGTAAAATTTAGAAGATTGCCTTCGTGTAGGTTTCGATCCTATAAGACTATCTGGATAAAAAGTAACTAAGTTACTACCCCGCAATGTTTTTTAAGTCGACCGAATTAATCAATTTAGAGTTTACTCAATGCAAAGTAATTGCTAATTTTTGAGTTTAGTTTTGTTACAAAACCAAGTAAACCAAGAATCTTaaaaatttggtatcaacgccggagtccctcaggggtcagtactttcagtaAACCAAGAATCGTATTctgcaacgctctttttgctgcacatcaacgacctgcttaagcccggtatctttgggtatgcagatgacagcacagttgttgaaaggtatgtgtccgatgcgcggactagcggaacacagatccagtctctaagagaatccatggtcgaacggttgaactcgtccttgaaggcggtctccgattggggtgacgccaacttggtcaagttcaacgctaccaaaacccaggcgtgtctattctctgccaaacggagtcaatttccgctggctcctactttccgaaatgtatccgttccaatatcggatcatctagagcttcttggcgtaactctatcgccaacgctaaacttcggctcttatatagagtcgaaggcgcatctggctggtaggaagttgggtatcctctcgaaggtgagacggtacttcacaccgaaacaactgctgagcctgtaccaagcgcgcgcgtcaccgcttcatggtagatatcccaccaactcgatatcccaccaactcgcacgaagcgcttcgcttcaagcttccttgtgcgaactgctagggagtggaactccttgccggagtctgtgtttcctgatgggtataacctgggtgtcttcaaggcccgagtgaataggttgcttatgggcagacgtgctccaccgtaggccgcatcatcacttaccatcaggtgagatagcggtcaaacgtcgacccattaaatgtaaaaaaaaaaaaaaaaaaaaaaaaaaaaaaaaaaaagattgccAACCTTAGTTAAAAGATAATGATAGAAATTGTTCGTCAGTTTTGCTTAAATTTTGATAATGACTGACGAGTCAGATATTGCTGTGTCGTTAAGTACTATGTCATCAGAGTTACTTCCGCAGTTATGAAGAAACAGTAATTTTCGGTGACTCAAGACAAAATAATGATCTCTAACTTTTATACTTAAGTACTTCAAGATGAACAATAACTCATAAACAACACCAGAATTTGTGTCACTCTTTCTACACACCGGTAGACGAAATCAaaggtttatattatgtaaaatttaagtttttatttacaaactaaaatcacATCACAATTTCAATTGAGcaagatttataaataatgtatcacTTAAGCCTTGATCTTCTTGAGTTCACTCTCGTACTTGACGGTGTACTTCCTCTCAGGGTCGTACTTGGCCGTCAGCTCGTTCCAGTACTCTTCTTCGTTGTTGATCAGGTGCTCGATCACACGCCGGGTTCCCTTCTTCTGGGTCTCAGTACATTTGCCACACTCGTTCTCCAGAGCTTCCCTGATGTGTTCTgtagaaaaaaaacattgttaaaCTTGATGTCAGGTACAAACCAGTAACTTGAACAGTGTCATCTCAATCAATGTGAACTTAATTTCAATTacaattaagttttattttgattaacaCGCTACGTACCTTTGAGTTCCTTGGCGTCGGGGGCGCACTTGCCCTGGTCGAGGATGCACTTGACGTAGGGCACCAGCAGACGGCGGTTGGAGAGGATCTCATCAAGATCTACGTTGTCGTAGCGGTCGGTGTAGTGGTCGTCGGGGCGCGCCACCACCAGCGCCGCCACAGACAACACGCAGAGTACAAGCATGGACTTCATATTGATGCTAAAgtggaaaaaaaaacatgattaaaactaTAACTCTGTACTAAACCAAAGCTCATCATAGCTTTggtataacatattataatgaaataaacgaTGAGAACAATAACAAGACTACCAAGAAACATAGGTCAAGGCGACACAAACtgctacagaaaaaaaaatcaaacccatagaaaaataaaaaaatatataaaatttttcatGATAAGATACTAGGTAAGCTAAGAACccatttaaatttatataatcAAAGCTTTACAGAATCccattttgaatttaatattaaaaaatgcacCGGTCTATATTGcactgatttaaataaaattacctgtTTGTGTGAGAGGTTTGTAGTGTGGAGAGATTGAGTGCGGTCTACAGTAGGCTGCGCCGCTGCGTGCACTTATATACCAATAAACAAGTAACGCAAAAACTCCCGACGGACGCTGCGTATGACTAAATATATTCATATCTTTAGTGTTTTCACTTGAGGAGGTTGATTACCTGGTTCATATTCTGATGCTTCTCTGTCTTTGTTTGGTTCTAAAATTAATGATCGGGTTTTTTCTAATCTTTTCAGTGTCGATGGAAAGTTTCGTTGATGTGGGGAAGTTAGGTTGCTTCTTTATTGTTGAATTTTTTCTGATGGTTTATTAATAGCTTCTTAAATACGAGTTATGatccttttttgtttttcagtcGTATAATGAGTATAATTTGAAGTTATAACAAGCTGTTTTTAATTAGAACTTCCTGGCAATAGCTATAGTTTAGGGGTGAAAATGGAGCGCCCGTAtttttaacactttttttttaaggggcgaaaatcattcaatgacttttcccaccttggtcgaggcaaaagggagttttggactcttactgactaaaaaccatcccgtacctactcctactttttgagccagtgccccggtaaacccgctaggtagtctgcagcatCGGAATTTTTAAAACCTTTAGTCTGGATTATATAATTGTGG
Proteins encoded in this window:
- the LOC118265697 gene encoding allergen Tha p 1 isoform X1 produces the protein MKSMLVLCVLSVAALVVARPDDHYTDRYDNVDLDEILSNRRLLVPYVKCILDQGKCAPDAKELKEHIREALENECGKCTETQKKGTRRVIEHLINNEEEYWNELTAKYDPERKYTVKYESELKKIKA